From Brassica oleracea var. oleracea cultivar TO1000 chromosome C3, BOL, whole genome shotgun sequence, a single genomic window includes:
- the LOC106333367 gene encoding UDP-glycosyltransferase 76C4-like: MEKSNGQRVILFPLPLQGCINPMLQLAMILHSRGFSITVIHTRFNPPKPSSHPLFTFLQIPDGLSEAETRTHDVTLLLTRLNRSCKSPFRDCLTKLLQSETAEGKQRISCLIHDAQWIFTQSLAHSLNLPRLVLNTYKVSFFHGHFVLPHLRRQRLPPLQGPITNSEQDDPVEEFPPLRKKDLSQILDEETELLDSYSDKILETTKTSSGLIFVSSCEELDQDSLSQARQDFKVPIYAIGPSHNYFPGSSSSLFTPDSTCIQWLDKQEDRSVIYVSFGSLANMSRSELIEIAWGLSNSDQPFLLVVRVGSVKDAEWIETIPEELMERIKEKGKIVKWAPQQEVLKHRAVGGFLTHNGWNSTVESVCEGVPMICLPFVWDQLLNARFVSDVWMVGIHLEGRIERNVIERAVRRLLLEPEGEVIRGRMKLLMEKVRRSVKQNGSAYRSLEQLVDRLSSF, from the exons ATGGAGAAGAGTAATGGCCAGCGAGTGATTCTGTTTCCACTTCCATTGCAAGGCTGCATCAACCCCATGCTTCAGCTTGCAATGATCCTCCACTCAAGAGGTTTCTCCATCACTGTGATCCACACGCGCTTCAATCCCCCAAAACCTTCAAGCCACCCTCTCTTCACCTTCTTACAGATCCCAGATGGCTTGTCTGAAGCTGAGACAAGAACTCACGATGTCACACTTCTCCTAACGCGTCTCAACCGAAGCTGTAAGTCTCCGTTTCGTGACTGTTTGACTAAACTGTTGCAATCTGAAACAGCGGAAGGGAAACAGAGGATTAGCTGTTTGATCCATGATGCTCAATGGATCTTCACACAATCACTCGCTCATAGTTTGAATCTCCCGAGATTGGTCCTCAATACCTATAAAGTCTCTTTCTTTCATGGCCATTTCGTTCTTCCTCACCTCCGCCGCCAAAGATTACCTCCATTGCAAG GTCCCATCACAAATTCAGAACAAGATGATCCAGTAGAGGAGTTTCCACCGCTTCGAAAGAAAGATCTTTCACAGATTCTCGATGAAGAAACAGAGCTCTTAGACTCGTACTCAGATAAGATCTTGGAAACGACAAAGACGTCTTCTGGTCTTATATTCGTGTCATCTTGTGAGGAGTTGGATCAAGACTCACTCAGCCAAGCACGTCAAGATTTCAAAGTCCCTATCTATGCAATAGGACCTTCTCATAACTACTTTCCAGGCTCGTCTAGTAGCTTGTTCACACCGGACAGCACTTGCATCCAGTGGCTTGACAAACAAGAAGACAGATCCGTGATCTACGTGAGTTTCGGTAGCTTAGCGAACATGAGCCGTTCAGAGTTAATTGAGATTGCTTGGGGTCTAAGCAACAGCGACCAACCCTTCTTGTTGGTCGTTAGGGTTGGTTCAGTCAAAGACGCAGAATGGATCGAGACGATCCCTGAAGAACTTATGGAGAGGATTAAGGAGAAGGGGAAGATAGTGAAATGGGCGCCGCAACAAGAGGTTCTAAAGCATAGAGCCGTTGGAGGATTCTTGACACACAATGGTTGGAACTCGACTGTTGAGAGTGTTTGTGAAGGTGTCCCTATGATTTGTTTGCCTTTTGTGTGGGATCAGTTGCTGAATGCAAGATTCGTTAGTGATGTGTGGATGGTGGGGATTCATCTAGAGGGTCGGATTGAGAGGAATGTGATTGAAAGAGCGGTAAGGAGATTGTTGTTGGAGCCAGAAGGAGAAGTGATACGAGGGAGGATGAAGCTTCTTATGGAGAAAGTAAGAAGATCTGTTAAACAAAACGGTTCGGCATATCGATCTTTAGAACAGTTGGTTGATCGTCTATCATCTTTCTAG